The genomic segment AGCCCCGGAAGTGATCCGCACCCGCCGCAAGCTGTACAGCGAAAGCCAAATCCCGGAAATCAAAAAGGCAGTCGAGAGGCTTGAGCGGATCAAAGCCCCGTCGCCGTATCGCCAGTGGGAAGCCGAAGGACTGTTCACTCAACGTGCGGCAGCGAAAAAGCTCGAAATGCCGTACATCACCTTCCAGCACTTCGCCGCTACGGGCAAAATCCCAAAGCCAACCCGCAAGTATACTGGCAATTATTTCCCGCTCTACAACGAGGCTGATTTGGAAGCCGTTAAGCAGTGCTTATCGGCTATCGGATATACGCCGAACCCGAAGCTAAGAAAGGCGAGGAAGGGCACGGGTGCTAAACTAAATTAACCGCAAATATCTCGTCTTCCTTGAAGGTGATCTTTTGGCCCTGGCGGTACTCGATGGCGAACCAGGGTTCGGATTTCAGTTTGCCGACTAGCTTACGGCCCTTGACGGCCGAAACCATTAGCCACATCCATTCCGTACCGCCTAAATGGGTGTCAAAGCCGATCTTAACGCTTTTGCCTAACCACTTTTCCAAGCCGCCTTGCTGGGCTTTTATTTGCTCGGCATCAATCGTCTGTTGTCGCATTGAAACTGTGTCTCTGTCCAAATCGCACCTTAAAGTAAGTTTGTAGTTAGAAGGGGTGGGCGATGCCCCGTCTTAATCATACGCTGCCAGAACTTCTCCGTTAAGACTAATAGAGAGAAAAGATCAAATAAAAGTTATTGTGATTGTATAGCAGATTTCTTCTCGCACGCTGCCCACCACCGAAGCACGAACGCTACCAGCTTGTCCCCAGGGTGTATATCGCCCGTCCGTACCTCGCCCTCTGCCCACCACATTACGCTAAACTGTACACAATCCCGCACGGTTTTTATCTGCGAACCGTCTTCGGGCTTCCGGTGGCGCAACAGCACGGCGGTTATTCTCCCCGCTCCCGCACGGATGTAGTTTTCCTGTAATCGCCTCTGGCCCCTTGACAGAAATTCCCAATTAGCTGTTTCCGAACTCAACTCGAATTGCAGGATATTCCCGGCGTTGTCTAGCACCATGTCTATATCCGAAGGCGTTATATTCCGTGGCAAGATATTCCCCCAGCTTGAGTGATCGAGCATTTTCGCCCTAGCGTAGTTAAACGGTGAAAATATTTTGCCCCGCACTTGCCTCCCGGATATTACTGTTCCCTTACTCACCTATATGGAGGGTAGAGGGCGAGCAAAACCGGAAAGGAATATCGGCAAATTATGTGGAAAGCGAAATTAACGGAACTCATCGAAGCGGACACGAAGGGCGGTAAAGTAAAATACCTGCGGAGCGTGCTGCGCCAAGTCGAGACTTACGGCGAGCGTCATTTCCCCACCCCCGCACAACTCAGGATATTAGCCCCCATGTGGCAAGCTCACGAGAAGCGGCGAATAAAGCGTGCGTTCTCGGATATTATCGGCGATATACTGGCGTGAATCGGCTGTACAGCAGACTAAGCGGTAGTCGGGTTGTATAGGTAAAATTATAGAATCTTGTGAAAATCGAGAAGTGAATCGTCTATAATGGTAGCGGAAAATAAAACAAGTCCGGTAGCCCCCGACAAAGGCT from the Frigoriglobus tundricola genome contains:
- a CDS encoding DUF2314 domain-containing protein, translated to MRQQTIDAEQIKAQQGGLEKWLGKSVKIGFDTHLGGTEWMWLMVSAVKGRKLVGKLKSEPWFAIEYRQGQKITFKEDEIFAVNLV